From one Solanum lycopersicum chromosome 12, SLM_r2.1 genomic stretch:
- the LOC101252149 gene encoding uncharacterized protein, with protein sequence MQQQETCRLSVLWRGTKFSLDMDPSATLKSLGDELLNLTNVREDTMRLIVPTNKSSRLLYPFSEEHSYLKLEAASILEGKSIRMLGVPNDEVDDILQSAKADLRIVGFDEEEKRLRRRISNGLQSSLKLPQGPYVFGDFRTLHLPGIELNPPASKALKLMHKLAADPGIVAIMNKHRWHVGIMTEMAPEGYVGVSPECILGFNKNHGEEISLRLRTDDLKGFRKYDSIKKTLLHELSHMVHSEHDMNFYALLKQLNEEADKLDWTKSRGHSLSGHSLQHYEEDEDSDNIIGLSHKLGGQTSVFNARASSVVAAYSRLAQASTNPSEATVMCQASNAGDSVQSNHVDVLVENQLNGVKVASVDVPSDDQRKSEPDPDDCETGSPVKDEPRMDLDSDDNKMRSLPPPMEAKLSEEPDPDDCSAEKHNTATPTSLEPDPDEWTMGIEKKVTDGQNSHVSLGHHVNEEERGSFTHTNQDDFPEGTNMIEPCTNDKDIIPDGVSSIVIDEPDPDDQELQRIQDPVAIICSRLQKAIGALRSQATPFEVSRVVQTILKIIRNAIEHQNEVKFRKLRKANPLIQRDVVNYSAAMEILSVIGFNEDAIIDETGRTEAYLVLKRNDPGLLWLAKSSLEASIA encoded by the exons ATGCAGCAACAGGAGACATGTCGATTATCTGTTTTATGGAGAGGAACGAAGTTTAGTCTGGATATGGATCCATCTGCTACTCTCAAATCACTGGGGGATGAATTGCTGAATCTCACCAACGTTAGAGAAGATACGATGCGCCTCATTGTGCCTACTAATAAAAGTTCAAGACTCTTGTATCCTTTCTCTGAAGAGCACTCCTACCTGAAATTGGAGGCAGCATCCATTCTTGAG GGTAAGTCTATTAGGATGTTGGGAGTGCCCAACGATGAAGTAGATGACATTTTACAGAGTGCAAAGGCAGACCTCAGGATTGTGGGTTTTGATGAAGAGGAAAAGAGATTGAGACGAAGAATCTCAAATGGGCTTCAGAGTTCACTAAAACTTCCACAAGGGCCTTATGTCTTTGGTGATTTTCGGACACTCCATCTTCCTGGTATAGAG TTGAATCCTCCTGCTTCAAAAGCTTTAAAACTAATGCACAAGCTTGCTGCTGATCCAGGAATTGTTGCAATCATGAATAAG CATCGCTGGCACGTAGGAATCATGACAGAGATGGCACCAGAAGGCTATGTTGGTGTTAGTCCTGAATGCATTCTTGGCTTCAATAAG AATCACGGCGAGGAGATATCACTACGTCTTCGTACAGATGACCTCAAGGGTTTTAGGAAGTATGATAGCATCAAGAAGACACTCTTGCATGAACTT TCACACATGGTACATTCTGAACATGACATGAACTTCTATGCTCTGCTTAAGCAG CTTAATGAAGAAGCTGATAAGTTGGACTGGACTAAATCAAGAGGTCATAGTTTGAGTGGTCACAGTTTGCAACACTATGAAGAAGATGAGGACAGCGATAATATAATTGGGTTATCACATAAACTTGGAGGACAAACTTCAGTTTTCAATGCTCGAGCATCTTCAGTGGTTGCTGCCTACAGCCGTTTAGCACAGGCATCCACCAACCCCTCAGAAGCAACTGTAATGTGTCAGGCCTCTAATGCTGGTGACTCAGTGCAATCCAATCATGTAGATGTTCTAGTGGAAAACCAACTGAATGGTGTGAAGGTAGCTAGTGTTGATGTCCCATCTGATGATCAAAGAAAATCAGAACCTGATCCTGATGATTGCGAGACTGGCTCTCCTGTGAAAGATGAGCCTCGTATGGACCTTGATTCTGATGATAATAAGATGAGAAGTCTTCCGCCTCCTATGGAAGCTAAATTAAGTGAAGAACCTGACCCGGATGATTGCTCTGCAGAAAAACACAATACAGCAACTCCTACTTCTTTGGAACCTGATCCTGATGAGTGGACTATGGGGATCGAAAAGAAAGTAACAGATGGTCAAAATAGCCATGTTTCTTTGGGGCACCATGTTAATGAGGAAGAGAGAGGATCTTTTACACACACCAACCAAGATGATTTTCCTGAAGGTACTAATATGATAGAGCCATGTACTAATGATAAGGATATAATACCAGATGGGGTCTCTAGTATAGTGATTGATGAGCCTGATCCAGATGACCAGGAATTGCAGAGGATACAAGATCCTGTTGCCATCATTTGCAGTCGACTGCAGAAAGCAATAGGTGCATTGAGATCTCAAGCTACTCCCTTCGAGGTCTCTAGGGTAGTGCAAACTATATTGAAAATCATAAG GAATGCAATTGAACATCAAAATGAAGTGAAATTCAGAAAGCTGCGGAAG GCTAATCCTCTAATCCAAAGGGATGTGGTGAATTATTCAG CTGCAATGGAGATCCTGTCTGTGATTGGATTCAATGAAGACGCTATTATCGACGAAACTGGTAGAACAGAAGCTTATTTAGTCCTCAAAAGGAATGATCCAGGATTATTGTGGCTTGCCAAGTCTTCCCTTGAAGCCTCCATTGCCTAG